The Etheostoma cragini isolate CJK2018 chromosome 5, CSU_Ecrag_1.0, whole genome shotgun sequence genome contains a region encoding:
- the adora2aa gene encoding adenosine A2a receptor a: MPEDPIASSFYIVLELLIAVFSVLGNVLVCWAVGLNSNLQSITNFFVVSLAVADIAVGVLAIPFAIVISTGFCSNFYGCLFIACFVLVLTQSSIFSLLAIAIDRYIAIKIPLRYNGLVTGQRAQGIIAICWVLSIIIGLTPMMGWHKLPESSNSTCPPGLMKCLFEGVVVMEYMVYFNFLACVLIPLVLMLAIYLCIFMAARHQLKLMEVKVVHGEKSRSTLQKEVQAAKSLAIIVGLFAVCWLPLHIINCFTLFCPLCDRPPAWIMYVAIILSHANSVINPFIYAYRIREFRQTFRKIIRRHILGQQELFGRSSSQHNFTHNSITDSIRLKANSLSVDLFPEHSSSNSSCESSCRCPSHVSPVGGSLITVSRPPLSVIISHCSKMGTHQTKIPIGHHLQYAEQQHDLTGTEVLEDKSKQNLGSAKDTFLFNKQDRTYLQELEKVS, encoded by the exons ATGCCGGAAGACCCTATTGCTTCCTCCTTCTACATCGTCCTAGAGCTGCTGATTGCCGTGTTCTCTGTGCTGGGAAATGTGCTGGTCTGCTGGGCCGTGGGCCTGAACAGCAACCTGCAGAGCATCACCAACTTCTTCGTGGTGTCGCTGGCGGTGGCCGACATCGCAGTGGGCGTCCTGGCCATTCCGTTTGCCATTGTCATCAGCACCGGCTTCTGCTCCAACTTCTATGGCTGCTTGTTCATTGCCTGCTTCGTGCTGGTTCTCACGCAGAGCTCCATCTTCAGCCTGCTGGCCATTGCTATAGATCGCTACATTGCAATCAAGATACCTCTCAG GTACAACGGCTTGGTAACCGGCCAGCGGGCACAAGGTATCATCGCCATTTGCTGGGTTTTATCAATCATCATCGGTCTGACCCCCATGATGGGCTGGCACAAGCTGCCTGAGAGCAGCAACAGCACCTGCCCGCCCGGTCTGATGAAGTGCCTGTTTGAGGGGGTGGTGGTCATGGAGTATATGGTCTACTTCAACTTCTTGGCTTGTGTACTGATTCCCCTGGTGCTGATGCTAGCCATCTACCTGTGTATTTTCATGGCTGCTCGCCACCAGCTCAAGCTGATGGAGGTCAAAGTGGTTCATGGAGAGAAGTCGCGCTCAACGCTGCAGAAAGAGGTCCAGGCTGCCAAGTCTCTGGCCATCATCGTGGGGCTGTTTGCTGTCTGCTGGCTGCCTTTACACATCATCAACTGCTTCACCCTCTTCTGCCCTCTGTGTGATCGTCCTCCGGCCTGGATCATGTATGTGGCCATTATTCTTTCCCATGCCAACTCTGTGATCAACCCCTTCATCTACGCCTACCGCATCCGGGAGTTCCGACAGACCTTCCGTAAGATTATCCGCCGCCACATCCTGGGCCAGCAGGAGCTGTTTGGAAGAAGCAGCAGTCAACACAACTTCACTCACAACAGCATCACCGACTCCATCAGACTCAAGGCAAACAGCCTCAGCGTTGACCTTTTCCCTgaacacagcagcagcaacagtagCTGTGAAAGCTCATGCCGCTGCCCTTCTCATGTCTCTCCAGTAGGGGGCAGTCTGATAACAGTATCCCGCCCCCCTCTGTCAGTCATCATCTCCCACTGTTCTAAGATGGGCACACACCAGACTAAAATCCCCATAGGCCATCATCTACAGTATGCGGAGCAGCAGCATGACTTGACTGGAACAGAAGTCTTGGAGGATAAGAGCAAACAGAACCTGGGCTCCGCCAAGGATACATTCCTGTTTAACAAGCAGGACAGAACATACCTTCAGGAGCTGGAAAAGGTGTCTTGA
- the LOC117944981 gene encoding uncharacterized protein LOC117944981 — protein MAWFLKKSPLFSSVIHKCTLLLTCFSQCFWRILDFIAWEILMKDLCVFRQKVCAITTLCQYIKLQASKLSRCITQYALFKQTGMDVEDLHHEITKTLPELQHETRMTLVAHLKDVTGVRSRSDLGFVGTKDISPFLTPIQSRKLIHAFKNDGQVVSSPSDSHLEHSVSPPVNLLPEALSLQANQISLLPSHCQPLSSNQNTSSWISSFEVPWDKMPARLLQAMERGDLAQPEDRRTMIRAVVEAIQVHCRNPNKAACAEVAKAIVSKYPGSLADKTGEGEQLGCGYYSLLRQLKTTVEHVNRDNVSHRLRQPRKRSSDDSSGDDVTSKRGRTEADTYGCTKWQPTVLAEGETSESLEVKRKTLVTIFKSAGPTAVDKTDVKEYMEITYIYQRHMINTWPPPSLCEIKEQWPLLFTKRGLCSHFQTLTNIDDDMRLREAFVTKGKRILTFFQTQRLKWNKDVLGVLREMESPEMNNHQIAIAANLLLMKFFQEQDDQIFILTDGTKCTAKVGTSRKTGRVVQRKVTSISSRVTTFLQRLTEFEWKTSN, from the exons ATGGCCTGGTTTTTGAAAAAATCTCCATTATTCTCATCAGTCATACACAAGTGCACTTTGTTGTTGACATGCTTCAGTCAGTGCTTTTGGCGGATCTTGGACTTCATTGCTTGGGAAATTCTGATGAAAGATTTATGTGTGTTTAGGCAGAAAGTTTGTGCGATTACTACCCTCTGCCAGTATATCAAGCTTCAGGCCTCAAAGTTGTCTCGCTGCATCACGCAATATgcactttttaaacaaacaggCATGGATGTTGAAGACCTACACCATGAAATTACAAAGACTTTACCAGAACTACAACATGAGACACGGATGACACTAGTTGCACACCTAAAAGATGTTACTGGTGTCCGAAGCAGAAGCGACCTTGGGTTCGTTGGAACCAAGGACATTAGTCCATTTCTCACTCCAATACAGAGCCGAAAACTcattcatgcatttaaaaatg ATGGTCAAGTGGTTTCAAGTCCTTCAGACAGTCACTTGGAACATAGTGTTTCACCGCCTGTGAATCTTCTACCAGAAGCACTTTCACTTCAGGCCAATCAAATTTCCTTGCTTCCGTCACATTGTCAGCCACTTTCCTCTAACCAAAACACATCATCCTGGATCAGCAGCTTTGAAGTTCCATGGGACAAGATGCCAGCCCGACTGTTGCAGGCCATGGAAAGAGGTGACTTGGCTCAGCCAGAAGACAGAAGAACAATGATTAGAGCTGTTGTTGAGGCAATTCAAGTACACTGCCGAAACCCTAACAAAGCTGCATGTGCAGAAGTTGCAAAAGCAATTGTATCCAAGTACCCTGGATCCTTAGCTGACAAGACTGGGGAAGGTGAGCAGCTGGGATGCGGTTATTATTCACTGCTCAGGCAGCTTAAAACCACAGTTGAACATGTAAATAGAGACAATGTCAGTCATCGACTCCGACAGCCTAGGAAAAGGTCCAGTGATGACAGCAGTGGTGATGATGTTACCAGCAAGAGAGGCAGAACAGAAGCAGATACTTATGGATGTACTAAATGGCAGCCAACAGTTCTTGCAGAGGGTGAAACCTCAGAATCACTAGAGGTCAAGAGAAAGACCTTGGTAACTATCTTCAAGTCAGCAGGACCCACAGCTGTTGATAAAACGGATGTAAAAGAGTATATGGAAATAACATATATTTATCAGAGGCACATGATAAATACTTGGCCCCCTCCCAGTCTATGCGAAATTAAAGAGCAGTGGCCTTTACTCTTTACTAAAAGAGGTCTCTGCAGTCATTTCCAAACACTTACAAACATTGATGATGACATGCGTCTCCGTGAAGCTTTTGTTACCAAGGGCAAGCGGATCTTGACATTTTTCCAAACCCAGAGACTTAAATGGAACAAAGATGTCCTGGGTGTACTACGTGAGATGGAAAGCCCAGAGATGAATAACCACCAGATTGCCATTGCTGCCAATCTACTGTTGATGAAGTTCTTCCAAGAACAAGACGACCAAATCTTCATCTTGACAGAT GGCACCAAGTGCACTGCTAAAGTGGGTACAAGCCGCAAGACAGGAAGAGTTGTCCAAAGGAAGGTGACGAGCATCAGCTCCAGAGTGACCACCTTCCTCCAACGGCTCACAGAGTTTGAGTGGAAGACATCAAACTAG
- the LOC117944964 gene encoding uncharacterized protein C22orf15: MDTCNSSPLSLHFKGFSFEKRRKGGGCRRSVCVRVCLVVYHHYIMQASPDSLSLRVLSQSVDQNTDSTAFIVTLVPSPNVWNYECCKLLAAVLVELNCSQDQKMFVTILLGDNRMEMLNLNCKLIHFIHHLKERCGLDLKECVDLMESSGRVMNLEGKQQSNALARSVLIERQYYVLLRVCRDDDTGCRKYMPLLKNSSQSHPELTELLRKLSNPDKEQDRKTRGRTQRSKTRSTNISAIKHQLKEF, translated from the exons ATGGATACATGCAACAGCAGCCCCTTGTCCCTTCATTTTAAAGGCTTCAGCtttgaaaagagaagaaaaggaggaggatgcagaagaagtgtgtgtgtgcgtgtgtgtttggttgtttaCCATCACTACATTATGCAGGCCAGTCCAGACAGCCTCTCCCTCAGAGTTTTGTCACAAAGTGTAGACCAAAACACTGATTCAACAGCTTTCATTGTTACACTTGTGCCCAGTCCAAACGTCTGGAATTACGAATGCTGTAAATTGTTAGCGGCAGTACTAGTGGAGCTTAACTGCAGTCAGGACCAGAAAATGTTTGTCACTATCCTGCTTGGAG ACAACAGGATGGAAATGTTAAATCTCAACTGTAAATTGATACACTTCATCCATCATTTAAAGGAGAGGTGTGGTCTCGATTTAAAAG AGTGTGTGGACCTGATGGAAAGCAGTGGCAGAGTGATGAACTTGGAGGGAAAGCAGCAAAGTAACGCTCTGGCCAGGAGCGTGCTGATAGAGAGACAATACTACGTCCTCTTACGAGTATGCC GAGATGATGATACTGGATGTCGGAAATATATGCCTCTCCTAAAAAACTCCAGCCAGAGTCATCCGGAGTTAACTG AGTTGCTGAGGAAACTGTCTAACCCTGACAAGGAGCAAGACAGAAAGACCAGAGGACGGACGCAGAGGAGCAAAACCAGGAGCACAAACATCTCTGCAATCAAACACCAACTGAAAGAGTTTTAG